In the genome of Streptomyces sp. P3, the window ACCGAGGACGATGGCGTACACCACGCCGATCCACATCGTCATGTACTCGATGACGTCCGGGGTCTCCGAGGGGTCCTCGTCCTCGGGCGCCCTGCGGTGCCGTACAAGGGTGATGACGACCACCACCGCGCAGGCGGCGAGCATCGCGAGGGTGAGAACAAGCCATTCCGGCAAGGAAAGCCTCCAGGATCGGCATTCAGCGCGGTCGCAGCGCGGCGACGGCGATCAGCGCGGGCACGGTGACGAGCAGGACGTAGGTGACCGGCGACTGGCCCCCGCGGGCGGGTCGCTGACGCGCCTTCGCGTGGTAGGCGGGATAGGTCACCGGAGCCGCCGAGGGACGCGGGGCGGGCGTCGGCTCCTGCGTGCGGGCCGGTGTGGGGGCCGGCGGGGGTGTGGGGGCCGGCCGCGGAATCGGCGCGGCGCGGCGCGGCGGCGCGGGCGCCGGCGGTTTCGGGCGAGGCTTCGGCGCCGGCGGCCGGGGCGCGGGGGGCGGTGGCTTCGGGGGCCTGGGCGGGGTGGGCGTCGGTTCGGGCGGTTCCGGCTGCGGCGGCTCCGGCGGCGGGGTGGGCCGCGGGCACACCGGGGAGCCCTCCCACCCGTGACTCCCCGCGACGGCGACCGCCTCGGTGCCGTCCGGGCCCGTCGAGGCGTACGCGCACGCGTCGGCCGTCGCCACGCCGGCCGGGACGGCCGCGAGGATCCAGACCGCGGTCACCAGGGCCAGACCTCGTGTGACGAGGGCGGATCGGGTCGGTTCGGGTCCATGCACGACGGAGATCATGCGGCCTCGTGCGGCGGCCGAGGTCCTTGCCCGGCGGGGATTGCCCCGAACGGGGGAAGCGCGGTTCCCCGGGTTTGCCGGGTGGTGCGTTCGCTTATGCGGCCCGTCGTCCGTCTGTGCGATCGGCACGGTCCGGGCCGGTGGGGGCGGCCGGTCCCGGGGCCGCCGTGCGCGGTCGGGGCGGCGCGCGTCAGAGGTCGTGGAAAGAAATTCGTGCCGCGATTGAACACAACGGACGTCCGCATGCGTACCCAGTGTCGTGCGGTGGCGCAGCAGGGCGCCGCAACACCTTGGGACGATCGGGGAGTTGTTGACGATGAAGACCACCTGGCGGAGCGCCTCACTCGCGGCTGGCACCGTGGCCGTACTGGCGCTGACGACGGCGTGCGGATCGGAAAGCGGCACGTCAGCGTCGAGCCAGAACGTCGGGGCCACGGCCCCGGCCGGTGGCATCGGGGGCGTCGGCAGCGGTTACGGGCAGGTCGGCGCCAGCGCGAGCCCGGCGCCCGGCGGTGTCGGTTCGGGCACCGGAGCGCAGGGCGGAAACGCGGGCGAACTGGCCGTCGCCGCGAACCCGGAACTGGGCAAGATCCTCACGGACGGCACCGGCAAGACCCTCTACCGCTTCGACGCGGACACCGCGGAGCCCCCGAAGTCGAACTGCGACGGCGACTGCGCGACCGCCTGGCCGCCGGTGTCCGCCGACGACGCGAGCGCCGGCGACGGCATCGACAAGTCGCTGCTCGGCGAGATCACCCGGTCCGACGGCAGCAAGCAGCTCACCGTGGGCGGCTGGCCCGCCTACTACTACGCCAAGGACGCCAACCCCGGCGACACCACCGGTCAGGGCGTGGGCAACAAGTGGTTCGCGCTGACCCCCGAGGGCAAGAAGGCCAAGGGCGGCGGCGCCGGTGCCGGGGGCGGTGGCGGCGACGCGGCCCTGGCCGGGCTGTCCGTCCGCAAGGACCCCAACCTCGGCGACATCGTCGTCGACAAGAACGGCATGACCGTCTACCGGTTCCTCAAGGACAAGGCGTGGCCCAAGCCGGTGTCGAACTGCAACGGCGCGTGCCTGGAGAAGTGGCCGGCGGTGGCGCCGGTCGAACCGAACGACACCAAGGGCGTCCAGAAGAAGGGCCTGATGAGCTTCACCCGGGGTGACGGCGTCAAGCAGCAGACGGTCAACTGCTCGCCGATCTACACCTTCTCCGGTGACAAGTCCCCCGGCGACATCAACGGTCAGGGCGTGGGCGGCACGTGGTACGCCGTCGCGCCCGACGGAAAGCTGGTCGGAGCGCCGGGGCAGTAGGAACGCCTCCCCAGGGCCGGTTCCCGCAGCCGCCCCTCGCGCACGACCCGTTGGTCCGCCCCCTCCGCGCCGCACGGAGGGGGCGGACCGCTGTGCTTGTCGGGCCCCCGTCTCCTGTGCGTAGAATTCGCCCGCCCTTCGGGCCGCTTCCGGAACGCTCCGGAGCGGCCCGGACACATTTCGTAGCACCGCGGGGGTCGTCGTTCCGGCACGTGCCGGAGGCAGTGACCGGGAACGGACGGTCAATTTCCGTTTCCCCTCGCCCGTTTGGCGGGCGATCAGTAGCCTCAGCTCGAACACCGGATCGCCTACGCCTTGGAGAGATAGATGGAGCGTCCCGCCTGGGCCCCTCGGAGCATCGACATCTCGGTGCCGAGCGTCTCGCGGATCTACGACTACTACCTGGGCGGATCGCACAACTTCGAGGTGGACCGGGAAGCGGCCCGCAGGGCCATGGAGTTCATTCCGGGACTGCCGAAGATCAGTCAGGCGAACCGGGCGTTCATGCGCCGTGCCGTGCGGTACGCGGTCGCCGAGGGTGTCACGCAGTTCCTCGACATCGGCTCCGGGATCCCCACGTTCGGCAACGCGCACGAGATCGCCCGGGCGGCGAGCCCCGGCGCGCGCGTGGTCTACGTCGACCACGACCCGGTGGCCGTGGCGCACAGCGAGGCGGTGCTGGCCGGCTGTGACGGCGTCGACGTCGTGGCCGCCGACCTGCGCAAGCCGCAGGAGATCCTCGCCAGCCCACAGGTGGAGCAACTGCTCGACCTGGAGCGGCCGGTGGCCCTGTTGCTGGTCGCGGTGCTCCACTTCGTCGAGGACGCCGACGACCCGTACGCGGCGGTGGCCGAACTCGGCGCCGCACTCGCGC includes:
- a CDS encoding SCO0930 family lipoprotein, whose translation is MKTTWRSASLAAGTVAVLALTTACGSESGTSASSQNVGATAPAGGIGGVGSGYGQVGASASPAPGGVGSGTGAQGGNAGELAVAANPELGKILTDGTGKTLYRFDADTAEPPKSNCDGDCATAWPPVSADDASAGDGIDKSLLGEITRSDGSKQLTVGGWPAYYYAKDANPGDTTGQGVGNKWFALTPEGKKAKGGGAGAGGGGGDAALAGLSVRKDPNLGDIVVDKNGMTVYRFLKDKAWPKPVSNCNGACLEKWPAVAPVEPNDTKGVQKKGLMSFTRGDGVKQQTVNCSPIYTFSGDKSPGDINGQGVGGTWYAVAPDGKLVGAPGQ
- a CDS encoding SAM-dependent methyltransferase, with the translated sequence MERPAWAPRSIDISVPSVSRIYDYYLGGSHNFEVDREAARRAMEFIPGLPKISQANRAFMRRAVRYAVAEGVTQFLDIGSGIPTFGNAHEIARAASPGARVVYVDHDPVAVAHSEAVLAGCDGVDVVAADLRKPQEILASPQVEQLLDLERPVALLLVAVLHFVEDADDPYAAVAELGAALAPGSLLVLTHASYEGIPQLSQRAEGAVGVYKDIRNPLVMRSRDEVGRFFEGYDMVEPGLVPMPHWRPDTAPEDEDPWAFSGFAGVGRTA